The following DNA comes from Metopolophium dirhodum isolate CAU chromosome 8, ASM1992520v1, whole genome shotgun sequence.
agaggtATTTAACGTTTCagttaaaaattgtttctactaaataattaatatatgtttaatttatattttaagtataccttTCGAATAAATATACACTAGCCCACTAAATCCTAAATTATTTGTCAGGTGCAGAAAGCTGCTTTCTCTGCACCCGTGTGCACGTCTATGgttataacattacattttataaaaatgtacgactaaaaattaaatcaagaaGTACAGTCAATTTGGAACATTGCGATAATGATTATCATGATGTTGagtttcagaaaaatattatagtaaaaacaatgatttatgattattaattaatgtattttttttataatcactttttgaaattatatttataatgataatattaaggtctaaagttataaaataaatatgatatacatgtgtgataaataaaatgttattacttattactaagaaaaaaaaatgtttttaagttcAAACTCAAAATGAGTTTATCGTTTATTAaggcatataatttataatataattatttggttcaaataaatgtttttaaacattacatttttagaataagtaaataaataaataaataaaactattggtTTAACAAGaaacataaaatttttaatcactAATTTGTAGACATATCTATAAATTGTTTGCCCCTTGATTATTTGGAAATGTTGTGTACATTCTAAATTCATTTTAACACTAAtgatacaaatacatattaataaaataaaaataaataattttttacaaattaaaaagataGTATTACACTATGACAGTGTATctgaattattatttccatttttttgaTCTAATTTGTTACCATTTGTCTTTATTGTGTATATGAAGAATGTAAGGGCTTCTTTTTCGTTAactgatattgttttaaaatggtttaacaaggtctaagaaaaaaaaatcaagattaatacattttttttaaatacatatttattgtttaaatttaaatttaaatttaaaaataaatgttaaaataagtggttaaaattttataaaattaaaaagacatttcatttaacattaatttaatataccattAAATAAGATACAGTGATTCACCAAGGAATacaatacccccccccccctaccaaCATGCACCATTTTCCctctttaataatgaaattctgatatttaaaattttaatatgtactcaatttttttaattcttgaatttttttgtactacttaaatagtgtcctgtggtgactcaaacttctgtttttcaatatataataaatactagatccaatattacaactgttttatacttttgtaaaaCTACTTTTAAAGACTATTATCTttagaatatacattttaataaccaaGAAACTACTGTCAGAATTTTTAGTTGGgtacatcaaaattaaaaaaaaatccactaaATAATCTATGGTAAAAAGAAAGGGTTCTCAtctgaaaaacagaagtttgtatcgccacaggacacaTGACTCCTTaggtgataaaaaaattttcaagaatttgaaaatatggtcttaaagtatatttaaagatttcaaaaatcagattttgaagaactgcattattaaagaaaaaatagggtgagcatgcttggtgaatcaacctaaatataaattaatctactacagtacatattattattttttgaataataatatatattataatttgttacaaaCCAACAAAtcctaatacaaaaaatatttaattttcaagttatCTCTTGTACTAAAGATTACaacttaaatgtttaaaaatattttccattgataaaaaccatacattttgattttattgtcttttttattatcaatatttaactaTTCAATAGTAAGTTAAAAAACTACCCACTTCAAAACATGTATagcttaatttatatattgttttttttaaataattacctcTGCCATTTGAGCTTTATTCAAACTCGGTTTGGTCACtactttgaaatgttttttataacgCCTAAGCGTATTCATCTGTAGCTGTGAAAAGTCTACCTCTGGTGCTTCATCTTGACTAGATGGTTTCAGCGTTCTAGCGCTTTGAATCATACTCTTGTGATGATCACAAATATAGATGTGTCttgcctaataatatattaatcaataagaaaacaataataactagtagtacctatacatcaaaataataactacaaatTATAACATACGACAGCGTCCAAATGTAACTTAAGTTGTCTGACAGTGTTGcgaatttttttactataagaaGCGTTCCCAGCTTGTCGTTGACACCGAAATCCGTCTTCCTGTAAACAGCAAATCTTATCAAGTGGACCCCGTGAATCTTCTTCACCAGTACTAAAACCGTTTTGGTTcatttcctaaaaataaaaactaataattagattataaaatcaaaaaaatgtgtacagttACTTGTGAGCAAGAAAAAGGAACATACAACTAATAAGAACTAAATGGTATAATTTTCTAATtcgtattgaaaataataaatttatgcaCCTAGTCagcagtataaaaattatttcatagccaaatttttaattatattttatactgaagataagatatcaatttttttagttaacatgtcaaaattataaattaaaaacatcaatgtttatatttaaaactgataaaattaaaagctattcattcaatacaataatcaataaatttaaaatataaataataatataataaattacaccataggtatattttatattatattatgataattagttTTCCAGTAAGTTTTAGGTTGAATTTCTTGTGATCAGCGGGCAGCCTACCATCACTGtatttacaacaatttataacttttaatagatACAAAATCTGAATACaactttacataataattaaataattattttatgattcatactaatataaaaatgtttaaattttgattttatcaatagtttggactaaattttcaaacatttgagTAGACAGTCATCATTCTTcactcataatatttaaacatactaAAATATCTAGATTATTATCTTACctgcaaatatattaataagttaaatataatccaaatataacaatcaaaaatattgt
Coding sequences within:
- the LOC132950380 gene encoding histone deacetylase complex subunit SAP30 homolog, which gives rise to MNQNGFSTGEEDSRGPLDKICCLQEDGFRCQRQAGNASYSKKIRNTVRQLKLHLDAVARHIYICDHHKSMIQSARTLKPSSQDEAPEVDFSQLQMNTLRRYKKHFKVVTKPSLNKAQMAETLLNHFKTISVNEKEALTFFIYTIKTNGNKLDQKNGNNNSDTLS